The following coding sequences lie in one Rutidosis leptorrhynchoides isolate AG116_Rl617_1_P2 chromosome 4, CSIRO_AGI_Rlap_v1, whole genome shotgun sequence genomic window:
- the LOC139840498 gene encoding pumilio homolog 12-like translates to MDHRRNAHYFGTDIPLPLYPPPFVPDSECFPPRLSDLASPIDVDWSLSNVFSCMNLSPETYDTAPMFPWNTLSGRTGSNVAAGNSVTGGDGFAYPVRGSPVNIPFDQRRFCDDRDPLRGVDYLFDFDQKSNLLSSKKFAYPTRMVGNYLKFRNQNEGLGVRSMKELRGRIYNLAKDQNGCRVLQSLFERSTLEDVEIVVSEVVDFISELMTDQFGNYLIQKLVAVCNDNQITRILFSLIKAPTEIIFVCMNPHGTRAVQKLLENLKQPNQIKLVMKSLRLGAVLLANDPNGHHVIQHCLVNFHGDFVKPILNEIANNCYKIATDKSGCCVLQACVEHTRGEVRARIVTEILVNSVHLAEDPFGNYVLQHMVGLNIPELTALLVRHLQGNVASLSCNKYGSNVVEKCLNESEEDVSTQIVLELVRSPNSAMLLVDPYANFVIQAALKVTKGFARNCLLNLISKNMASMRINLYGKKILEKFETKRVPAASS, encoded by the exons ATGGATCACCGAAGAAATGCACACTATTTCGGAACCGACATTCCGCTTCCGTTGTACCCGCCGCCGTTTGTTCCCGACAGCGAGTGTTTTCCGCCGAGGTTGTCGGATTTAGCCTCTCCGATTGACGTCGATTGGAGTTTATCTAATGTGTTTTCGTGTATGAATCTTTCACCCGAGACATACGACACTGCTCCGATGTTTCCCTGGAACACTCTCTCCGGGCGAACCGGTTCAAATGTTGCTGCCGGTAACAGCGTGACCGGCGGCGATGGTTTTGCTTATCCTGTTCGAGGTTCGCCGGTCAACATTCCGTTTGATCAACGCAGGTTTTGTGATGATAGAGATCCTCTCCGAGGTGTTGACTATTTGTTTGACTTTGACCAAAAGTCAAACTTATTATCTAGTAAGAAATTTGCTTACCCCACACGGATGGTTGGTAACTATTTGAAATTTCGAAACCAGAATGAGGGTTTGGGTGTACGGTCTATGAAAGAATTAAGGGGAAGAATCTATAATCTAGCTAAAGATCAAAATGGTTGTAGGGTTCTACAATCTTTATTTGAAAGATCAACACTTGAAGATGTTGAAATTGTTGTATCTGAGGTGGTTGATTTCATATCTGAATTAATGACAGATCAATTTGGGAATTATTTAATTCAGAAGCTTGTTGCAGTGTGCAATGATAATCAGATAACTAGGATACTATTTTCTCTGATTAAAGCCCCAACAGAAATCATTTTTGTGTGTATGAATCCACATGG GACTAGAGCTGTGCAAAAATTGTTGGAAAATTTGAAACAGCCAAATCAGATTAAGTTAGTAATGAAGAGTCTACGCCTCGGTGCAGTCTTATTAGCCAATGACCCGAACGGTCATCATGTGATTCAGCATTGTCTGGTTAACTTCCATGGTGATTTTGTCAAG CCTATTCTCAACGAAATAGCAAACAATTGCTACAAAATAGCCACAGATAAAAGTGGTTGCTGTGTCCTGCAGGCATGTGTAGAACACACACGGGGAGAAGTCAGAGCGCGTATAGTCACTGAAATTTTGGTCAACTCAGTACACCTAGCCGAAGACCCTTTCGG CAACTATGTTCTACAGCACATGGTGGGACTGAATATACCAGAATTAACCGCATTGCTTGTTAGGCACCTTCAAGGGAATGTTGCATCTCTTTCGTGTAATAAGTATGGTAGTAATGTTGTTGAGAAATGTTTGAATGAATCTGAAGAAGATGTATCGACACAGATCGTACTTGAACTAGTTAGAAGCCCGAATTCGGCTATGCTTTTAGTAGACCCTTATGCCAATTTTGTTATTCAAGCTGCACTAAAAGTTACCAAG GGATTTGCGCGTAACTGCCTGCTCAACCTAATTTCCAAAAACATGGCTTCCATGCGAATCAACCTTTATGGTAAAAAGATACTCGAAAAATTTGAAACGAAGAGGGTCCCAGCTGCATCGAGCTAG